GTGCCATTTTTTTGACGTTTTTCCATTTTGTATACAATTTTTATTAAAAATTAGTTTAAATAAGCCTTTATTTATAGTTTATGATGAGTAATCGATATTTTTGTATACAAATTTAGGGCTCCTAAAGAATGGCAACTGAAGCGCTCAATTCCCAGAATCTCCATGAAACTACATTCCAAAAGCTCCGCTCTTTACTGGTAGAGGGAAAAATTGCGCCAGGTAGCAAACTCAATGAACGTGAATTAGCGGAAAGCCTCAATGTGTCACGCACACCTATTCGCGAAGCTATCCGTCGTTTGGCTGCCGATGGTCTAGTTGAGCTCATTGCCAATCGTGGTGCGATAGCCCTGCAACTAAGCATTGAAGATGTTATCCATACCTTTGACGTTATTGCCGATCTCGAGGGATTTTCTGGAGAGCTCGCAGCGCAGAATATTAGTGAAGCCGCCCTCTCTGAATTAGAAGCGCTTCAATATGAAATGATGGCTTCTTATGCACGTCGGGATTTATCGAGTTACTACAAACTCAATCTACGCATACACCACCTCATCAATCAAGCAGCAAATAATCCTGTACTCTCTCGCCTCTTTACCCAAGTCAATGCACGCATTGAGGCATTACGCTTTCGCTCTAATCAAGATGGTGTGAAATGGGAAAAGGGTGTTGAAGAACATCAAGAAATGCTAGACGCCCTCAAAGCTAGAGACAGTAAGCGGATGAGAAAAATAATGATGCTACATGTGATGAACAAACGCGATGTAGTCGTGCAATTACTTCAATCAGAAGCTGCTTTAGAAGCGAATCAATCATGAATAAACCTCTAGATATTAAAGAGCTCATGATTGATCAGGCGCAACTGGCAAAACGCTTACGTCAAGAAACCTCTGGGGAGATGATGACCGATATTGCTAGTCGCGGACGCTACGCTACCGATGCTTCTATCTATCAGGCAATGCCAGTTGCGGTGTTTGTTCCAAAGACTGCACAAGATATAGCAAGTGCAATTCAGATTGCAGCCGAACTTGGGGTACCCGTATTACCGCGCGGCGGTGGAACTAGTCAATGCGGCCAGACTACCGGCGCGGCCCTCGTGATCGATAGCACTAAATACTTTAGAAACGTTCTCGACCTCAATCTTGATAAGGGTTATGTAGAAGTTGAGCCTGGAATTGTTCTTGACCATTTAAATGGCTTACTCAAGCAACATGGACTTTGGTACCCCGTTGATGTCTCTACAGCAGGCCAGGCCACGATTGGGGGCATGGCTGGAAATAACTCTTGTGGAAGCCGCTCTATTGCTTACGGCAATATGGTGCATAACGTTTTAGCAATCAATGCATGGTTAGCAAACGGTCAGATAGCTCAATTTGGCAATTACGCTACTAGCTCTGGTGCTGCAAAAGAGCTTGGCGACTTTGTTAAAGGCTTGGCTAACACCCTTCAACCAGAAATTGAAGCTCACTTTCCAAAGGTATTGAGACGAGTTGCTGGTTATAACCTTGACATCTTTCATCCACAAAGTGAGTTGCCCTATACACAAGATGGTAGCGTCAACTTAGCCCATCTTTTGGTTGGTAGCGAAGGCACGTTAGCTTATTTCAAATCACTCAAGCTCCAACTAGCGCCATTACCAAAACACAAAGTATTAGGTATCGTGAACTTTGCTAGCTTTTACAAAGCAATGGATAGCGCCCAGCATATTGTCAAACTGGGACCTACTGCTGTTGAGTTAGTAGATCGCACCATGATTGATTTGGCGCGCAGCAACCCAAGCTTTCAGAAAATCATTGAGACAGCTTTAATTGATCCTGCAGCCCAAACACCTGAGGCCATCTTGCTAGTAGAGTTCTCTGGCAAGTCCCACGCGCCACTATTAGAAAAGCTCAATTCACTGCAAGAACTCATGAGTGATTTTGGTCTAACGGGATCGGTAGTGTCTATGCCAGAAACCGCTTTACAGAAAAATCTCTGGGAAGTTCGTAAGGCCGGTTTGAACATCATGATGAGCTTAAGGGTGATGGCAAGCCAGTGAGTTTTATTGAGGACTGCGCCGTACCTTTAGAAAACCTGTCTGACTATACCCAGGCCCTGACAGATGTCTTCGCTAAATATGGCTCTCGTGGTACTTGGTATGCCCATGCATCAGTTGGCACTTTGCACGTGCGTCCCATCTTAGATATGCGCCGAGACGGTGCCCAAAAGATGCGAGCTGTTGCAGAAGAAGCATCAGCCTTGGTGCGCAAATACAAAGGGGCCTATAGCGGCGAGCATGGTGATGGTTTATGCCGTGGTGAATGGATCTCTTGGCAATTTGGCCCCAAGATTACTGAAGCACTTGCGCAAATTAAGCAAGCATTTGATCCAAAGGGATTATTTAACCCAGGAAAGATCATCAACCCTCCTAAGATGGATGATGCGAGTAACTTTCGATTTCCACCGAACTACAAAGTCATTGCATTACAACCTGCATTAGATTGGTCGGCCTGGAATGTGCAAAATAATCCTGTCACCGAGGAAACGACTGCGCCTGGAACTGGCGACGATCCTGCCATGGGTTTAGCCAAGGCTGTGGAAATGTGCAATAACAATGGCCACTGCCGTAAGTTCGATGCCGATGTGATGTGCCCTAGCTATCGCGTGACACGCGATGAGAAACACCTGACCAGAGGAAGGGCTAATACCCTGCGTTTAGCACTCTCAAATCAACTCGATCTCAAAGATGAAACATCTCCCCTTGCTAGCGATGCCATCAAAGAAGTGATGGAACTCTGTGTAAGTTGTAAAGCTTGCCGCCGTGAATGCCCTACTGGTGTAGACATGGCAAAGATAAAGATTGAGTTTTTATCGGCTTATAAAAAGTGTGTTGGACATACCCTACGCGACAAGGCGGTAGCCTATCTTCCAAGGTATGCAAGCATGATTAGCAATACACCCTTTTTGCCTGCTATTCTGAACTTACGCAATCATTTCTTACCGATTGCCAAATTGCAAGAATGGTTAATGGGTATTTCTGCGCAGCGTAGCCTGCCCATTTGGAAAAAGAAGACCTTCTGGAATCAAAAAAAGCTTGCCAGTCAATACCAATTCTCACCAGAGCAATTGACCGATAGTGATAGTAAAGGCGTTGTTCTTTTGGCTGATACTTTTAATGCCTACTTTGAAGATGAAAATATTCTTGCCGCACTCAAGGTACTCAAGGCAGCCGGCTATCGGG
This genomic interval from Polynucleobacter necessarius contains the following:
- a CDS encoding GntR family transcriptional regulator, producing MATEALNSQNLHETTFQKLRSLLVEGKIAPGSKLNERELAESLNVSRTPIREAIRRLAADGLVELIANRGAIALQLSIEDVIHTFDVIADLEGFSGELAAQNISEAALSELEALQYEMMASYARRDLSSYYKLNLRIHHLINQAANNPVLSRLFTQVNARIEALRFRSNQDGVKWEKGVEEHQEMLDALKARDSKRMRKIMMLHVMNKRDVVVQLLQSEAALEANQS